Proteins encoded in a region of the Sander lucioperca isolate FBNREF2018 chromosome 18, SLUC_FBN_1.2, whole genome shotgun sequence genome:
- the tacc3 gene encoding transforming acidic coiled-coil-containing protein 3 — MSSVDENDENCGVYPGGKQNSSINDIFALDQPTGRPSILRQTENLPSKTVPKGTKVCFQTPRRDPMTKRIVSPTKSVKMASVDECTKAMESLNLDKIKILPQDATEQPDESKQEVSSYPDDDMPIQSKGGYQLDFDNLDTINPFLGSVKMVLSPARPAVESPPTESQHTQAENILEEPTKIESALDETLPFTPSVDNSLVDVSSNISSTESSVVTVAKVLVVEEQDSYTATPDEKQPAKMSPNIDQETVSGSFVEDATEQLDEPKQEVLSYPDDDMPIQSKGGYQLDFDNLGAINPFQTGGSKIQNSPVLERKVADINPPVEETQIKENGSTNVVDIPEVALEAPVKPEMKPIAAVAPISTNAVKPSAADSTSQPADAPVQEGPVKLEFNFDDGSQVKRKPPPKKLGKRPPGLKPKEGNPPRDVKPSKSPVKPEASGVADVPAPKGSYSLDFDKLDDPNFNPFGTKASMNNSPKCSKKSGPVLMETLIPEEPDKPVEKEAVTSACVGESVPAAGLDPAAVRQNAEDQAASDHDVGIPLEAEQPVGSLPELSELCQPEQKSQTALSEFNDEFVPGTMFMANDFDGQMDYLEQFGSSRFKESALRKQSLYLKFDPLLRESPKKAAGPVAQTNVPRPADFVLRLEKTAHGQQDDFKLLDDATASTPPILADLVPPFLQPANTEDSIIEVLKYSQKDLDAAIARVHAEAKEKEEQWSAKYKKIFDDGQEMRKIIAEFELMIAKMMADQEKEREVAQAKLREALLEKEQVSSDLNTMERSFSDLFKRLEKYKDVVEGYKKNEETLKAYAQDYLARIKKEEQRYQTLKAHAEEKISHANEEIAEVRSKNKAEVSALQAQLRREQLKVQSLEKSLDQKEKEAEELTKLCDELITKVQKG; from the exons ATGAGTTCTGTTGATGAGAATGATGAGAATTGTGGGGTCTACCCTGGAGGAAAGCAGAACAGCTCAATTAATGACATTTTTGCCCTGGATCAGCCAACTGGGAGGCCCTCCATCCTGCGTCAGACTGAGAACCTGCCCAGCAAGACTGTGCCAAAGGGGACGAAG GTTTGTTTTCAGACTCCAAGAAGAGACCCTATGACTAAAAGAATTGTATCTCCTACCAAGTCTGTCAAGATGGCAAGTGTGGACGAGTGTACAAAAGCAATGGAGTCCTTAAATTTGGATAAAATTAA GATATTACCACAAGATGCCACTGAGCAGCCTGATGAGTCAAAACAAG AAGTGTCATCTTACCCTGATGATGACATGCCAATACAAAGCAAAGGAGGCTATCAGTTGGATTTTGACAACCTTGACACTATCAATCCATTTTTGGGGTCTGTTAAGATGGTCCTTTCTCCTGCGAGGCCTGCTGTGGAAAGCCCTCCTACAGAGTctcaacacacacaagcagagaaTATCTTGGAGGAGCCCACCAAAATAGAATCTGCACTAGACGAGACGCTTCCATTCACCCCGTCTGTGGACAACTCACTTGTTGACGTCTCCTCCAACATCAGCTCCACAGAGAGCAGTGTGGTCACAGTGGCAAAGGTCCTAGTGGTCGAGGAACAAGATTCATACACTGCCACACCTGATGAAAAGCAACCTgcaaaaatgtctccaaatatCGATCAAGAAACGGTGTCAGGCAGTTTTGTGGAAGATGCCACTGAGCAGCTTGATGAGCCAAAACAAG AAGTGTTATCTTACCCTGATGATGACATGCCAATACAAAGCAAAGGCGGCTATCAGTTGGATTTTGACAACCTTGGTGCAATCAATCCTTTCCAAACCGGTGGCTCTAAAATTCAGAATTCCCCTGTCCTTGAGAGAAAGGTGGCAGACATTAACCCACCTGTTGAGGAGACACAAATAAAGGAAAATGGATCCACAAATGTTGTTGATATACCTGAGGTGGCTCTAGAGGCACCTGTTAAGCCCGAGATGAAACCCATAGCTGCAGTGGCCCCAATCTCCACTAATGCTGTCAAACCGTCCGCTGCTGACTCCACGTCCCAGCCAGCTGATGCCCCAGTCCAGGAAGGACCAGTCAAACTTGAGTTCAATTTCGATGATGGCAGCCAGGTCAAACGGAAACCGCCACCCAAAAAATTGGGCAAAAGGCCACCTGGTCTAAAACCTAAAGAGGGGAATCCGCCGCGTGACGTCAAACCATCAAAAAGTCCAGTGAAGCCTGAAGCCAGTGGTGTCGCTGATGTTCCGGCTCCCAAAGGGTCTTACTCATTAGACTTTGACAAGTTGGATGACCCAAACTTCAATCCATTTGGAACAAAAGCAAGCATGAACAACTCTCCAAAGTGTAGCAAGAAATCCGGCCCTGTGCTCATGGAAACGTTGATTCCAGAGGAACCGGACAAGCCCGTGGAGAAGGAGGCTGTAACATCAGCATG TGTTGGAGAGAGTGTCCCAGCTGCAGGACTCGACCCTGCAGCCGTAAGACAA AATGCGGAAGACCAGGCTGCTTCTGACCATGACGTGGGAATTCCACTTGAAGCTGAACAGCCTGTGGGGAGTCTTCCTGAGCTTTCTGAATTGTGTCAACCTGAGCAGAAGTCCCAGACCGCCCTGTCAGAATTCAATGACGAGTTTGTCCCTGGAACTATGT TCATGGCCAATGACTTTGATGGACAAATGGATTACCTTGAACAGTTTGGGTCCAGCCGT TTCAAGGAATCTGCATTAAGGAAACAATCCTTGTACCTTAAATTTGACCCCCTCCTGAGAGAGAGCCCCAAGAAGGCTGCAGGCCCGGTCGCTCAGACCAACGTCCCTCGCCCGGCTGACTTTGTTTTGCG GCTTGAAAAGACTGCACATGGACAACAGGATGATTTTAAACTGCTTGATGATGCTACAGCCTCA ACTCCTCCAATCCTTGCGGACCTCGTCCCTCCCTTCCTCCAGCCAGCAAACACCGAGGACTCCATTATTGAAGTGCTGAAGTACAGTCAGAAAGACCTGGATGCAGCCATCGCCAGGGTCCACGCAGAA GCAAAGGAGAAAGAAGAGCAATGGAGCGCAAAGTATAAAAAGATATTTGACGATGGTCAAGAAATGAG gAAAATAATTGCAGAATTTGAGCTCATGATTGCAAAAATGATGG CTGAtcaagagaaggagagggaggtgGCTCAGGCGAAACTCAGGGAGGCCCTGCTGGAGAAGGAGCAAGTGTCCAGTGACCTGAACACCATGGAGAGATCTTTCTCCGACCTTTTCAAGAGACTGGAGAAGTACAAGGATGTTGTTGAAGGCTACAAAAAG AATGAAGAGACTCTGAAAGCTTATGCTCAGGACTATCTGGCAAGGATCAAAAAGGAGGAGCAGCGCTACCAGACCCTTAAAGCCCATGCCGAGGAGAAGATTTCCCA TGCAAATGAAGAGATTGCTGAGGTGCGGTCCAAGAACAAGGCTGAGGTATCTGCACTCCAAGCCCAGCTGCGGCGGGAGCAGCTGAAGGTGCAGTCACTGGAGAAGAGCCTGGACCAGAAG GAGAAGGAGGCGGAAGAGCTCACCAAACTTTGTGATGAACTTATTACCAAAGTCCAGAAGGGTTGA
- the LOC116035845 gene encoding fibroblast growth factor receptor-like 1, with product MKLSLDSMGGLKFVLFIFEAVLLTDCARGPPRVSEKIAHRQMARLGSAIKLPCPVEGDPPPLIMWTKDGRNIHSGWIRFRMLRMGLKIKEVEADDTGTYICKATNGFGSVNINYTLIVIDDSGSDKTGPGAADGAVSDLGTDGLAEKLVRPRFTQPAKMRKRVIARPVGSSVRLKCTASGNPRPDIVWLKDDRPLTEQEVGEGRQKKWTLSLKNLTPEHSGRYTCRVSNRAGEINATYKVEVIQRTNSKPILTGTHPVNTTVDYGGTTSFQCKVRSDVKPIIQWLKRVESNEESRYNSTIEVGDHQFVVLPTGEVWSRPDGSYLNKLLITRAKEEDAGMYICLGANTMGYSFRSAFLTVLPDTQPPITPMLPPASSSLPWPVIIGIPAGIVFIFGTVLLWFCQSRKHCPPPSSPAAAAQVLQSSHRLPYRERDRGCVAPSSSSSSPEKDCMSSMHYEEYLAQQQLLLAQGGSTIPPKIYPKIYTDIHTHTHSHVDGKVHQHQHIHFQC from the exons GACCTCCACGGGTGTCTGAGAAGATTGCTCACAGACAGATGGCCCGGCTCGGGAGCGCCATTAAGCTGCCGTGTCCAGTGGAAGGAGACCCTCCACCCCTCATAATGTGGACAAAAGATGGCCGCAACATCCACAGCGGCTGGATCCGTTTCCGTATGCTCCGCATGGGCCTGAAGATCAAGGAGGTGGAGGCAGATGACACTGGGACGTACATCTGCAAAGCAACCAACGGCTTTGGTAGCGTGAACATCAACTATACCCTCATCGTCATCG ATGACTCGGGTTCTGATAAAACTGGGCCCGGGGCGGCTGATGGAGCAGTGTCTGATCTGGGCACTGATGGCTTGGCAGAAAAACTTG TGCGGCCCCGCTTCACCCAGCCTGCTAAAATGAGAAAACGGGTGATAGCTCGTCCTGTTGGCAGCTCAGTGCGGCTCAAGTGCACGGCCAGTGGAAATCCTCGACCGGACATTGTGTGGCTGAAGGACGACAGACCGCTGACGGAGCAGGAGGTCGGCGAGGGCCGTCAGAAGAAGTGGACTCTGAGTCTGAAGAACCTGACGCCAGAGCACAGCGGCAGATACACCTGCAGGGTCTCTAATCGGGCTGGGGAAATCAACGCCACGTATAAAGTTGAGGTCATAC AGAGGACAAACTCCAAGCCTATTTTGACTGGCACACACCCGGTCAACACGACGGTGGACTACGGAGGCACCACGTCGTTTCAGTGCAAAGTGAGGAGTGACGTTAAGCCGATCATTCAGTGGCTCAAACGCGTTGAGTCTAACGAGGAAAGTCGCTACAACTCTACCATTGAGGTGGGAGACCACCAATTCGTGGTGCTGCCCACGGGGGAGGTGTGGTCCCGACCCGACGGCTCCTACCTCAACAAGCTGCTCATTACCCGTGCCAAGGAGGAGGACGCTGGCATGTATATCTGCTTAGGCGCCAACACCATGGGCTACAGCTTCCGCAGCGCCTTCCTCACTGTGTTGCCAG ACACGCAGCCTCCCATCACACCCATGCTCCCGCCAGCCTCCAGCTCCCTCCCCTGGCCTGTCATCATTGGCATCCCAGCTGGAATAGTGTTCATCTTTGGCACAGTGCTGCTGTGGTTCTGCCAGAGCAGAAAGCACTGTCCCCCTCCCAGTTCTCCAGCTGCGGCTGCACAGGTACTGCAGAGCTCCCACCGGCTGCCATATCGAGAACGGGACCGGGGCTGTGTGGCTCCGTCCTCTAGCTCCTCCAGCCCAGAGAAAGACTGCATGAGCTCCATGCACTATGAGGAGTACCTggcacagcagcagctgctcctCGCCCAGGGAGGATCAACAATCCCCCCTAAAATCTACCCCAAAATCTACactgacattcacacacacactcattcccACGTGGACGGGAAAGTACATCAGCATCAACACATTCATTTTCAGTGTTAG